One genomic region from Nymphalis io chromosome 18, ilAglIoxx1.1, whole genome shotgun sequence encodes:
- the LOC126775674 gene encoding uncharacterized protein LOC126775674 encodes MLDESILKPEFFEKNRQTCMKVAKDPYFDIDMVVGKPWRIYYTWNLKLDTKCLDMVIKNATRGIIKRIWSDMNEYLEQQPTWEAATLHMTMGSAKHEVLLFADNGPAGAFLAVPNVIRDGNINPLHKTVPLLKFQMKLLREGKFLLVMDCHVGGASLAAWSDRPPYRSEIAAEAATLNIGDGYPACTKERNKEEQFFVK; translated from the exons ATGTTGGATGAAAGT ATTTTGAAGCCTGAATTTTTCGAGAAGAATCGTCAAACTTGCATGAAGGTAGCGAAGGATCCGTATTTCGATATTGATATGGTGGTCGGTAAGCCGTGGAGAATTTATTATACTTGGAATTTAAAATTGGATACTAAGTGCTTGGATATGGTCATCAAGAATGCTACTCGTGGG atTATTAAACGAATCTGGTCGGATATGAACGAGTACTTGGAACAGCAGCCGACATGGGAAGCGGCGACGCTACACATGACAATGGGATCTGCAAAACATGAAGTTCTACTTTTCGCTGACAATGGACCAGCTGGAGCTTTCTTAGCAGTTCCTAATGTTATCAGAGATGGCA ataTTAACCCGTTACACAAAACGGTCCCACTTCTTaagtttcaaatgaaattaCTTCGCGAAGGCAAGTTCCTCCTGGTGATGGATTGTCACGTTGGTGGGGCGTCCCTTGCAGCGTGGTCTGATCGTCCACCGTACCGTTCAGAGATAGCTGCTGAAGCAGCTACCTTGAACATAGGAGATGGATATCCAGCTTGCACCAAGGAAAGGAATAAAGAGGAacagttttttgttaaataa
- the LOC126775675 gene encoding uncharacterized protein LOC126775675, which produces METSIDFSALYLTTEISGQFRLIPSIAFQMEKIPLMIFAMKIVKPHYLGIINCQHKLCYALAPVDKLPDKNNLITAAEKIGFRGDFNQSYLNQEEKPRVLSPFTEDDEDEDEQLEIENEEYELNF; this is translated from the exons ATGGAAACGTCGATAGACTTTAGTGCTCTTTATCTAACTACTGAAATATCTGGACAGTTCAGGCTAATACCATCAATTGCGTTTCAAA TGGAAAAAATCCCTTTGATGATATTTGCTATGAAGATTGTAAAACCTCATTACTTGGGTATAATCAATTGTCAACATAAGTTGTGTTACGCTTTGGCTCCAGTGGATAAACTGCCGgacaaaaataat ttaataacAGCAGCGGAGAAGATAGGATTCAGGGGTGACTTCAACCAGTCTTATTTGAACCAGGAAGAAAAGCCACGCGTTCTATCACCATTTACTGAAGATGATGAAGATGAGGATGAACAGTTGGAAATTGAAAATGaggaatatgaattaaatttttaa